Proteins encoded together in one Penicillium digitatum chromosome 1, complete sequence window:
- a CDS encoding Nucleic acid-binding, OB-fold produces the protein MATAAAPETSLLSLLYRSYPAVISSDSTEPDYLHASAKIFPQVTFNEAEEADIKQWLNTVSGLKNSLAHDQKDVTAGILDQLNIHLATRTTLLGAKPSVADVAIYALLAPVVEKWTPEERTGEKGYHHIVRHLDFVQNGRLFSLQIPEEEKVAIDLNDVKFVPKPVDPKEEKERKKREKANAQTPDANNESKPLVIGQGKAEQAAKAQTQAGADGVPVKTNKKEKKEKKEKAPKPAPAPAAPPAPSLIDLRVGHILRAINHPNADSLYVSTIDCGDAPGSENTSLDEETGKTVRTVCSGLNGLIPLEEMQGRKIVAVCNLKPVTMRGVKSCAMVLAASPRVAEGEDSHAGPVELVNPPADAPAGERICFEGWNDGQPEKQLNPKKKVWETFQPGFTTTADREVAFDSSAVPSVHGQEGKPALGKLVAASGGICTVKSLTNATVR, from the coding sequence ATGGCCACGGCAGCAGCTCCCGAGAcctctctcctctctcttctttaCCGGTCGTACCCTGCCGTCATCTCTTCCGATTCGACCGAGCCTGACTATCTCCACGCCTCCGCCAAGATCTTCCCCCAGGTCACCTTCAATGAGGCAGAGGAAGCTGACATCAAGCAATGGCTCAACACCGTCTCTGGCCTGAAGAATTCTCTCGCTCATGACCAAAAGGATGTCACCGCTGGAATTCTTGATCAGCTGAACATCCACCTCGCCACTCGCACCACCCTCCTCGGCGCGAAGCCTTCGGTCGCCGACGTTGCCATCTACGCTCTCCTGGCCCCCGTCGTTGAGAAATGGACCCCCGAAGAGCGCACCGGAGAGAAGGGTTACCACCACATCGTGCGTCACCTCGACTTCGTGCAGAACGGCCGCCTGTTCTCGCTCCAGATCcccgaggaggagaaggtcGCCATCGACCTGAACGACGTCAAGTTTGTGCCCAAGCCCGTCGACCccaaggaggagaaggagcgcAAGAAGCGTGAAAAAGCCAACGCCCAAACCCCCGATGCCAACAACGAGTCTAAGCCCCTCGTGATCGGCCAAGGCAAGGCCGAGCAAGCCGCCAAGGCCCAGACACAGGCCGGTGCCGACGGCGTCCCCGTGAAAACcaacaaaaaggaaaagaaggagaagaaagaaaaggccCCCAAGCCCGCTCCTGCCCCCGCTGCACCCCCGGCCCCATCACTGATTGACCTGCGTGTCGGACACATCCTGCGCGCGATCAACCACCCGAACGCGGACTCGCTGTACGTGTCCACAATCGATTGCGGCGATGCCCCCGGCAGCGAAAATACCTCTCTTGATGAGGAGACCGGCAAAACCGTGCGGACCGTGTGCTCAGGACTGAACGGACTGATCCCGCTGGAGGAGATGCAGGGCCGCAAGATCGTTGCAGTGTGCAACCTGAAGCCTGTGACCATGCGTGGCGTCAAGTCTTGCGCTATGGTTCTCGCTGCCTCCCCACGTGTTGCAGAGGGCGAGGACTCGCATGCCGGTCCCGTCGAGCTCGTTAACCCACCTGCCGATGCTCCTGCCGGTGAGCGTATCTGCTTTGAGGGCTGGAATGATGGCCAGCCTGAGAAGCAGCTTAACCCCAAGAAGAAGGTCTGGGAGACTTTCCAGCCGGGTTTCACTACCACTGCGGACCGTGAGGTTGCCTTTGACAGCAGTGCTGTTCCCTCTGTCCATGGACAGGAAGGCAAGCCTGCTCTTGGAAAGCTGGTTGCTGCCTCTGGTGGTATCTGTACTGTGAAAAGCTTGACTAATGCTACCGTGCGGTAA
- a CDS encoding Putative aspergillopepsin A-like aspartic endopeptidase, with translation MPVAPPKHLQCRSFKVERVKRSDHIAHGPALLRKAYRKFGIDTTALNGVDVSDFQPFETKHTASVKIEKEDVADSEQIGAVDTTSVDGDVEFVSPVNIGGQILDMNFDSGSADMWVLSSRLPKPLRNSRTVYEPSNSSTFEELVNSTFKIRYGDSSYANGGVGKDVVSIGGVKVIGQSFGLPTDVSQTFADDIKSDGLVGLGFSSINTVTPERQNTFFDNVAPNLDEPVFTVRLLSNGVGEYEFGTVDPQKYQGVLANVSVDSSNGFWQFDSAQYAVGGGPLHPITQAPQAIADTGTSLMMVSPEVADAYYKQVDGGLYASNANGYIFPCTSSLPTLSIAIGSGYLVTIPGSFMKWSEVGTNTTTGETVCYGGLQSSGSSTMAIYGDVFLKALFVVFDQRGPSLGFAAPA, from the exons ATGCCCGTGGCTCCTCCGAAACACCTTCAATGCCGGTCCTTCAAGGTGGAGAGAGTCAAGCGCAGTGACCATATTGCCCACGGACCTGCATTATTGCGCAAGGCATACCGCAAGTTCGGAATTGACACAACAGCCCTCAATGGGGTGGACGTGTCCGACTTCCAGCCCTTCGAAACGAAGCATACCGCTTCTGTGAAAATCGAAAAGGAAGATGTGGCGGATTCTGAACAAATCGGTGCCGTGGATACCACTTCTGTTGATGGAGACGTAGAATTTGTCTCGCCGGTGAATATAGGAGGCCAAATCCTCGATATGAATTTTGACAGTGGCTCTGCTGATAT GTGGGTGTTGAGCTCGAGACTTCCAAAGCCACTGCGAAATAGCCGAACAGTGTACGAACCAAGCAACTCCAGCACATTTGAAGAACTCGTCAACAGCACATTCAAGATACGATACGGTGACTCGTCATATGCCAATGGTGGAGTAGGGAAGGATGTTGTCTCGATTGGCGGTGTCAAAGTCATCGGGCAATCATTCGGCCTTCCGACGGATGTTTCGCAAACATTTGCCGATGACATCAAGTCTGACGGACTCGTCGGTCTTGGCTTTTCTTCAATCAACACTGTCACGCCAGAGCGACAGAATACGTTCTTCGACAACGTCGCCCCCAACCTCGACGAGCCGGTCTTCACCGTTCGATTGCTCAGCAACGGCGTCGGTGAGTACGAATTTGGAACCGTGGATCCCCAAAAATACCAAGGCGTTTTGGCCAATGTCAGCGTGGATTCATCCAATGGATTCTGGCAGTTCGACTCGGCACAATACGCCGTAGGGGGAGGTCCCTTGCACCCGATCACTCAGGCACCCCAGGCCATCGCTGACACTGGCACCTCGCTTATGATGGTTAGCCCCGAGGTTGCGGACGCGTATTATAAGCAAGTTGATGGCGGATTGTACGCGAGTAATGCCAACGGGTATATCTTCCCCTGCACTTCGAGCTTGCCCACCCTATCCATTGCGATTGGGAGCGGATATTTGGTTACCATCCCTGGATCGTTCATGAAGTGGTCCGAGGTCGGAACCAACACAACCACTGGCGAAACAG TGTGCTATGGTGGCCTTCAGTCGAGCGGAAGCTCAACTATGGCGATCTATGGCGATGTATTCTTGAAGGCACTGTTTGTGGTCTTTGATCAACGAGGGCCTTCTCTGGGATTCGCGGCGCCTGCTTAA
- a CDS encoding Basic-leucine zipper (bZIP) transcription factor: protein MFFADTDWNFLSVDHLMPYPPGHDGGDVSVMDLGYGSVSASNSLSDSGSIEHQSYVPLAPSFSNSPDGHLYHSPLSPFPALVSISLSSPSTSQGDDNISRVETSRVEKRKLNTLAARRCRQRRVDRMKELEAELEKVRKERDDWKLRCSKLEGETDALKGLLTRKSKDT from the exons ATGTTCTTTGCCGATACCGATTGGAATTTCTTATCTGTTGATCATCTGATGCCGTACCCTCCTGGCCATGACGGTGGCGATGTCTCCGTCATGGATCTTGGGTATGGGTCTGTCTCGGCTTCGAACTCTCTTTCGGACTCCGGATCAATCGAGCACCAAAGCTATGTGCCTCTAGCTCCTAGCTTCTCCAATTCGCCAG ATGGCCACTTGTATCATTCCCCTCTATCTCCATTCCCTGCTCTCGtctccatttctctctcCAGCCCTTCTACTTCCCAAGGCGATGATAATATAAGCCGCGTTGAGACGTCACGAGTGGAAAAGCGCAAACTTAATACCCTTGCAGCGCGGAGATGTCGACAGAGACGTGTGGATCGGATGAAGGAACTCGAAGCCGAGTTAGAGAAGGTCCGGAAGGAAAGAGATGATTGGAAACTTCGGTGTTCAAAGCTTGAAGGTGAAACGGATGCTTTGAAGGGTCTTCTCACCCGCAAAAGCAAAGATACATAG
- a CDS encoding Cyclin-like F-box produces the protein MGKPQIVTKLIRYGSNANAIGPHGKTPLHVAVGRNHCYKSHAPCKDTINALLQAPGIDLDPRDENGRTPLSIAVGLNMSVSVWFVETMLNNPNVDINSQDIHGKTVLYHSVESRNIRAAELLLSQSHINPNLNTTYLPLFFAVSNRMEAMVKSLLSTKATDPNRKDSRGRLALTLPTSNEIIKLLIKAGTKLDIPDSTGLTARETIFQAGIDIEQLMRASEIGKKKSRRY, from the coding sequence ATGGGCAAGCCACAAATTGTGACAAAACTGATCAGATATGGCTCCAATGCCAACGCGATTGGCCCCCATGGTAAAACACCTCTTCACGTGGCTGTCGGTCGAAATCATTGTTACAAGTCCCACGCTCCCTGCAAAGACACAATCAATGCCCTTCTTCAAGCTCCAGGGATTGACCTCGACCCACGTGACGAGAATGGGCGTACGCCCTTGAGCATTGCTGTTGGCCTTAACATGTCCGTCTCTGTTTGGTTTGTTGAAACAATGCTTAACAACCCCAACGTTGATATCAATTCCCAAGACATTCATGGGAAGACGGTATTATATCATTCGGTGGAGAGCCGAAACATCAGAGCTGCTGAGCTGTTGCTATCGCAGAGTCACATCAACCCGAATCTAAATACTACGTACTTGCCCTTGTTTTTCGCCGTTTCGAATCGGATGGAAGCGATGGTGAAGAGTTTGCTAAGCACAAAGGCAACTGACCCAAACCGGAAAGACAGCAGAGGGCGTCTCGCTTTGACGCTGCCAACATCAAATGAGATAATCAAGCTGCTTATCAAAGCCGGTACCAAGCTGGACATTCCAGATAGCACAGGTCTGACCGCACGGGAAACAATCTTCCAGGCGGGCATCGATATTGAGCAGCTAATGCGCGCAAGTGAAAtagggaaaaagaagagtcGACGTTACTAG
- a CDS encoding RNA polymerase II holoenzyme cyclin-like subunit — MAANYWASTQRRHWLFSREKLADIREGLREKDKVAHAQFPLPDQRLLNIYFNQQLIKLGKRMSTRQQAIATAQVYLKRFYTKNEIRQTSPYLVLATAFYLACKMEECPQHIRFVVGEARGLWPEFITPDVAKLGECEFSLISELSSQLIVHHPYRTLAELQPELSLTSDEVALAWSVINDHYLTDLPLLHPPHVIAIMAIIVALVFKPTHPSAYPGTSQSALAGSMRDGGGMQMLTALSDKTGSGPPPKIQKLVSWLAESEVDIKAVIECTQELVSLYEVWEQYSEKNCKELLGRMVKSKNLDK, encoded by the exons ATGGCAGCCAACTACTGGGCATCAACCCAGCGTCGACACTGGCTATTCTCCAGAGAGAAGCTAGCAGATATCCGTGAGGGATTGCGGGAGAAGGATAAAGTTGCCCATGCGCAGTTCCCTCTGCCGGATCAACGACTACTGAATATCTACTTTAACCAGC AGCTCATCAAGCTTGGCAAACGTATGTCCACCAGACAGCAGGCCATTGCAACAGCGCAGGTGTATCTCAAGAGATTCTATACCAAGAATGAGATTCGACAGACAAGTCCATACCTTGTACTCGCCACAGCCTTTTATCTCGCTTGCAAGATGGAAGAGTGTCCACAGCATATCCGCTTTGTGGTCGGCGAAGCACGCGGTCTGTGGCCAG AATTTATTACCCCGGATGTGGCAAAGCTCGGAGAATGCGAATTTTCCTTAATATCCGAACTGAGCTCGCAACTTATCGTCCATCATCCTTATCGGACTTTGGCCGAACTCCAACCCGAACTATCACTCACCTCGGATGAGGTCGCTCTAGCCTGGTCGGTTATCAACGATCATTATCTGACAGATCTGCCACTTCTACACCCGCCTCACGTTATTGCAATCATGGCAATCATCGTTGCTCTTGTGTTCAAACCTACCCATCCATCCGCCTACCCTGGAACCAGCCAATCGGCTTTGGCAGGCTCTATGAGAGATGGAGGCGGCATGCAGATGTTGACCGCTTTATCGGATAAAACTGGATCTGGTCCGCCTCCTAAAATTCAAAAGCTTGTCAGCTGGCTAGCGGAAAGTGAAGTCGATATCAAAGCTGTCATCGAATGTACACAAGAGCTGGTCTCGTTGTACGAGGTTTGGGAGCAATATAGCGAGAAGAACTGCAAGGAGTTGCTTGGGAGGATGGTCAAGAGCAAGAACTTGGACAAGTGA
- a CDS encoding Mitochondrial substrate carrier, giving the protein MASGESKDERDERVAKLWETLDTRKEGHIDLTGLKKGLKKIDHPLKNADDMVLSVVREVDTNGDGRIDQAEFRAFLNHTEDGLWKMFQSIDRDHNGEIDKMELRNAFSRSGVTVSSAKLDRFFAEVDKNNDGVISYTEWRDFLLFLPLHSPSDLHAVLSYYTATGNLNPEGDVNINDLQGLGYFLAGGTAGAVSRTATAPLDRLKVYLIAQTGVKSRVQAAKEGAPLAAAGNASKTLFDALKELWRAGGIRSLFAGNGLNVVKVMPESAIKFGAYESAKRAFAQLEGHNDPKRLLPTSQFMSGGFGGMVAQCFVYPLDTLKFRMQCETVKDGPKGNQLIAATARKVWNKNGLVGFFRGLPLGLVGMFPYAAIDLSTFEYLKRTLLAKKARDCGCHEDDVPLGNFATGAIGAMSGGFSASIVYPLNVLRTRLQTQGTIMHPPTYTGIGEVLRITLKTEGPRGLYKGLTPNLLKVAPAMSISYVVYENAKRILSLR; this is encoded by the exons ATGGCATCCGGAGAGTCAAAAGATGAGCGCGACGAAAGAGTCGCCAAACTCTGGGAAACCCTGGACACCCGAAAAGAGGGCCATATCGACCTAACTGGATTAAAGAAGGGTTTAAAGAAAATCGACCATC CTCTAAAAAATGCAGACGATATGGTACTCAGTGTCGTGCGGGAAGTTGACACGAATGGCGATGGACGTATTGACCAAGCGG AATTTCGAGCATTTCTCAACCACACCGAGGACGGGTTATGGAAAATGTTCCAGAGCATCGATCGAGATCACAACGGAGAAATTGACAAGATGGAATTGCGGAATGCCTTTTCACGTTCCGGAGTAACAGTCTCGAGCGCCAAGTTGGACCGATTTTTCGCCGAGGTCGACAAGAACAATGACGGGGTGATCTCTTACACAGAGTGGAG GGacttccttcttttcctccctCTCCACTCCCCATCCGACCTACACGCAGTCCTTTCATACTACACGGCCACGGGCAATCTAAACCCGGAAGGAGATGTCAATATCAATGACCTGCAGGGTTTAG GCTACTTCCTTGCGGGTGGAACTGCGGGTGCCGTGTCAAGAACGGCCACCGCCCCCCTCGATCGTCTCAAAGTTTATCTCATTGCACAGACTGGCGTCAAATCAAGGGTCCAGGCGGCGAAGGAAGGAGCCCCGCTGGCTGCGGCGGGGAACGCTTCCAAAACGCTGTTCGACGCGCTCAAGGAATTATGGCGGGCTGGAGGAATACGGAGTTTGTTCGCAG GAAATGGCTTGAACGTGGTGAAGGTTATGCCTGAATCTGCGATTAAATTTGGCGCCTATGAG TCTGCGAAACGGGCATTTGCACAACTCGAAGGGCATAACGATCCCAAGCGACTCCTTCCCACTTCACAATTCATGTCGGGTGGATTTGGTGGAATGGTTGCCCA ATGTTTTGTTTACCCCCTCGATACCCTAAAATT TCGCATGCAGTGTGAAACTGTGAAAGATGGCCCGAAAGGTAATCAACTCATCGCAGCTACCGCGAGAAAGGTTTGGAACAAGAATGGCTTGGTTGGCTTCTTCCGAGGGCTCCCGCTTGGACTTGTAGGAATGTTCCCCTACGCCGCAATCGACCTATCGACATTTGAATACCTCAAACGGACACTTCTAGCCAAAAAGGCTCGTGACTGTGGTTGTCATGAGGATGACGTACCCCTCGGCAACTTCGCGACAGGCGCAATTGGCGCTATGAGTGGAGGATTTAGTGCTTCGATTGTCTACCCTCTCAATGTTCTCCGCACTCGACTTCAAACTCAGGGCACGATCATGCATCCGCCCACATACACAGGGATCGGCGAGGTCCTAAGGATTACACTCAAAACCGAGGGACCCCGTGGTCTTTACAAAGGTCTCACACCTAACCTTCTCAAAGTCGCACCGGCCATGTCAATCAGCTACGTAGTCTACGAGAACGCGAAACGGATCCTTAGCCTACGATGA
- a CDS encoding Cell wall biogenesis protein/glutathione transferase (Gto1), putative: MATGNSMKITDWVKPGDKSGEFKRQQSVFRNWISREAGAQFPPEKGRYHLYVSYACPWAHRTLITRKLKGLEDFISFSSVHWHLGAEGWRFATPDEKLPGENTIPDPLHPEFTHIRQIYFSNDPDYTGRFTVPVLFDKKTKLIVSNESSEIIRMLYHEFDDILPEQYKNIDLFPKALQAEIDASNEWIYNDINNGVYKSGFATTQEAYEKAVTTLFSSLDKVETHLAKQEAASKQYFFGDEITEADIRLYTTIVRFDPVYVQHFKCNLRDIRSGFPAIHRWVRRLYWDVPAFRDTTDFEHIKLHYTKSHKQINQFGITPLGPVPDILPRDEEVRAVQEAKKGFGP, from the exons ATGGCC ACCGGAAATTCCATGAAAATCACCGATTGGGTGAAGCCAGGCGACAAGTCGGGCGAATTCAAACGTCAGCAATCTGTCTTCCGCAACTGGATCTCTAGAGAGGCCGGCGCCCAATTCCCTCCGGAGAAGGGCCGATACCATCTTTATGTATCTTATGCCTGTCCTTGGG CTCACCGGACTTTAATTACCCGAAAGCTCAAGGGTCTGGAGGACTtcatctctttctcttcggTGCATTGGCATCTTGGAGCGGAAG GTTGGCGATTTGCTACCCCCGATGAGAAACTGCCCGGGGAAAACACCATTCCGGATCCTCTACACCCGGAATTCACCCATATCCGACAGATCTACTTCTCCAACGACCCAGATTACACGGGCCGGTTCACCGTCCCAGTTCTCTTCGACAAGAAGACCAAGCTGATCGTAAGCAACGAG AGCTCCGAAATCATTCGTATGCTTTACCATGAATTCGACGATATCCTTCCCGAGCAATACAAGAACATCGACCTCTTCCCCAAGGCTCTACAAGCCGAGATCGATGCCTCCAATGAATGGATCTACAACGACATTAATAATGGCGTATACAAATCCGGTTTCGCAACCACGCAAGAAGCCTACGAGAAAGCCGTAACAACGCTTTTCTCCTCGCTTGACAAGGTCGAAACTCACCTTGCCAAGCAGGAAGCAGCCTCGAAGCAATATTTCTTCGGCGATGAGATTACCGAGGCTGATATCAGACTCTACACCACCATCGTTCGGTTTGACCCCGTCTACGTGCAGCATTTTAAGTGTAATCTGCGTGATATCCGCTCTGGTTTCCCGGCTATCCACCGATGGGTGCGCAGGCTGTATTGGGATGTTCCTGCTTTCCGGGATACCACGGACTTTGAGCATATCAAGCTCCATTACACTAAAAGTCACAAGCAGATTAATCAGTTTGGTATCACTCCTCTGGGACCCGTGCCGGATATCCTTCCTCGGGATGAGGAGGTTAGGGCTGTGCAGGAGGCTAAAAAAGGGTTTGGTCCCTGA